A window of the ANME-2 cluster archaeon genome harbors these coding sequences:
- a CDS encoding PGF-pre-PGF domain-containing protein, which translates to MKSINHFMALIFCLFVGTSMLLVASAGATDVTNHYYYSGQGDNLSNYMYMDLDLQDDDTATLTFSTKYDIEETGDFAMAFISYDPNVKQLFGWKLNGTQTDWTTKSYDLSPFSDVLYIGFYYETDDSGTIKDGFYVDNIEITVNGATILDDDGTNTTWKFVRFSREPTTIINQPIDIWIEQDATENITWIVTETSGFYKVLNDSTEVVSSTQYTNGDELQVPINTTTLGTWNYIIIANDTSGNETSDEVKVTVVEKVQPTISITSHNDGDSTTSSSITIRGVVDGTNSTPTVTVNEILAEVILKDGYAGTFSLPVSLTLGDNTINANVTDAAGLKGKRSITVIRNKDDNSDSSSSGGSGGGGGGGTSGEDFKNILISETEREYVNKDSKVSYSFDLEGNIIRYVNFTGKTSSGRIAAKIDILKSTSTLVDHAPPGEVFKNMGIYVGNLGWASPNNIANPTISFIVHKSWVNENKIDKSTINLNRYSDEKWNPLETDLIDEDEDFLYFESKTPGFSQFAVTGIEASVDAQSSEEEVVVEPTVVVERKEPVTEQTPDEKDTGIPGFSLLTGFAIMLVVVQLLRRKK; encoded by the coding sequence ATGAAATCAATAAATCATTTTATGGCTTTGATATTTTGTTTGTTTGTCGGGACAAGTATGTTATTAGTGGCAAGTGCAGGTGCTACTGATGTAACTAATCACTATTACTATTCTGGCCAAGGTGACAATCTTTCGAATTATATGTATATGGATCTGGATTTACAAGATGATGACACAGCAACTCTTACTTTTTCAACTAAATATGATATAGAAGAAACGGGAGATTTTGCTATGGCATTCATATCATATGATCCAAACGTCAAACAGCTATTTGGATGGAAATTGAATGGAACCCAGACGGATTGGACAACAAAGAGCTATGATTTATCACCTTTTAGCGATGTTTTATACATTGGTTTTTATTATGAAACAGATGACTCTGGTACTATTAAGGACGGATTCTATGTTGATAATATAGAAATTACAGTTAATGGCGCAACAATATTGGATGATGACGGCACAAATACAACTTGGAAATTTGTACGTTTTTCTCGAGAGCCCACCACGATTATTAACCAACCTATTGATATTTGGATCGAGCAGGATGCTACAGAAAACATTACATGGATTGTAACTGAAACATCAGGATTTTACAAGGTATTAAATGACAGCACTGAAGTTGTTTCTTCCACACAATATACAAATGGAGATGAACTTCAGGTACCGATCAACACCACTACTTTAGGAACCTGGAACTATATTATCATTGCAAATGATACTTCAGGCAATGAGACAAGCGATGAGGTAAAAGTTACAGTTGTGGAAAAAGTACAGCCAACTATCAGCATCACATCTCATAATGATGGAGACTCCACTACTTCCAGTTCTATTACTATTCGTGGTGTTGTTGATGGAACTAATTCAACTCCAACAGTAACTGTAAATGAAATACTTGCAGAGGTCATATTGAAAGATGGTTATGCAGGAACTTTTTCATTGCCTGTTTCCTTGACGTTGGGGGATAATACGATAAATGCAAATGTAACTGATGCAGCAGGTCTGAAAGGAAAACGTTCAATAACTGTAATACGAAACAAGGATGATAATAGCGATAGTAGTAGCAGCGGTGGCAGTGGCGGTGGAGGTGGTGGCGGCACCTCTGGTGAAGACTTTAAGAATATATTGATCTCAGAGACTGAAAGAGAATATGTAAATAAAGATTCAAAAGTAAGTTACAGTTTTGATCTGGAAGGCAACATAATCAGATATGTTAACTTCACTGGTAAAACAAGCTCCGGAAGGATTGCAGCAAAAATTGATATATTGAAAAGTACTTCAACATTGGTAGACCATGCCCCTCCAGGTGAAGTATTCAAGAACATGGGTATCTATGTAGGAAATCTTGGCTGGGCAAGCCCAAATAACATTGCCAACCCGACCATCAGCTTTATTGTGCATAAATCGTGGGTAAATGAAAATAAGATAGACAAATCCACGATCAATTTGAACCGCTACAGTGATGAAAAATGGAATCCTTTGGAAACCGATCTGATAGATGAAGACGAGGATTTCCTGTATTTCGAGTCAAAAACACCAGGTTTTTCCCAATTTGCGGTAACTGGCATCGAAGCCTCTGTTGATGCCCAAAGTAGTGAAGAGGAAGTTGTCGTAGAGCCAACAGTTGTCGTAGAAAGGAAAGAGCCCGTAACTGAGCAAACACCAGACGAGAAAGATACAGGCATCCCGGGTTTTAGTCTACTGACCGGTTTTGCCATCATGCTGGTTGTAGTGCAGCTATTGCGCAGGAAAAAATAG
- a CDS encoding tRNA pseudouridine(54/55) synthase Pus10, with translation MSNITYHTFETATRILKEGPICDHCIGRLFAKLSTGLTNDQRGAAVKLALAMEADNSRRETSDDSLLQDLAPSSVHAQKSLGQDVQQGRCWVCNGLFERLDHWADQVVDALIGYEFDTFLIGTRPSGLLLENEEILWAESGTQWAEPLKTEMNREVGRRVEERLGKRANLNRPHITALLDIAKNNVELEVRSLYIFGRYRKIIRGIPQTRWPCRECRGKGCPRCNFTGRMYLESVDELIGPEVMKAADAKDTVFHGAGREDIDALMLGDGRPFIVEAVQPLKRRIDLTRLQHRINRYAAGKVEVLGLKYVEHPAVEAIKQAKADKVYRVRVTFSAKISEESLISALDIIVRAPIMQSTPTRVAHRRADLVRERKVHYTKLEELSPDGLSATIAVGCQGGLYVKELVSGDEGRTKPNLADNLNVEAKVAELDVIKIEGIII, from the coding sequence ATGAGTAATATAACTTACCACACATTTGAAACTGCAACCAGGATATTAAAAGAAGGCCCCATATGCGACCACTGCATAGGCCGCCTGTTCGCCAAACTCTCCACAGGCCTGACCAACGACCAGAGAGGTGCTGCCGTAAAACTGGCACTTGCCATGGAAGCCGATAACTCGCGCAGGGAAACTTCTGACGATTCCCTATTGCAGGACCTGGCACCCAGCAGCGTCCATGCACAGAAGAGCCTGGGGCAGGACGTACAGCAGGGCAGGTGCTGGGTCTGCAACGGCCTTTTTGAGCGGCTTGACCACTGGGCCGACCAAGTAGTTGATGCCCTTATAGGATACGAGTTTGATACGTTCCTCATCGGCACACGCCCCTCGGGACTGCTGCTTGAGAACGAAGAAATACTCTGGGCCGAATCAGGGACCCAGTGGGCCGAACCACTGAAAACCGAGATGAACAGGGAAGTGGGCAGGCGGGTAGAGGAAAGGCTTGGTAAACGGGCCAACCTGAACCGCCCCCATATCACTGCCCTGCTGGATATTGCAAAGAACAATGTAGAACTGGAAGTACGGTCACTGTACATATTTGGCAGGTACCGCAAAATCATAAGAGGTATACCCCAGACCCGCTGGCCATGCCGGGAGTGTAGGGGTAAAGGCTGCCCGCGCTGTAACTTTACCGGCCGGATGTACCTCGAATCAGTGGATGAACTGATCGGACCCGAAGTCATGAAGGCTGCGGATGCAAAAGATACCGTGTTCCACGGAGCGGGCAGGGAGGATATTGATGCCCTGATGCTGGGAGACGGCAGGCCCTTCATAGTAGAGGCTGTGCAACCCCTCAAGCGGCGTATTGACCTAACCAGGCTTCAACACAGGATCAACCGTTATGCTGCCGGTAAAGTCGAAGTACTGGGGCTGAAATATGTTGAGCATCCGGCTGTAGAAGCCATCAAACAGGCAAAAGCAGATAAAGTTTATAGAGTAAGAGTGACATTCAGTGCAAAGATATCAGAGGAAAGTCTTATATCTGCTCTCGACATAATAGTCCGGGCACCGATAATGCAGAGCACGCCCACCAGGGTGGCCCATCGCAGGGCTGACCTGGTACGGGAACGAAAAGTGCATTATACCAAACTGGAAGAACTTTCACCAGACGGCCTGTCAGCCACGATCGCAGTGGGCTGCCAGGGTGGATTATATGTGAAAGAACTGGTGTCAGGAGACGAGGGTCGCACAAAACCCAACCTTGCAGATAACCTCAATGTAGAAGCAAAAGTTGCTGAACTTGACGTAATAAAAATTGAAGGAATAATCATTTAA
- a CDS encoding 50S ribosomal protein L21e has translation MPTSHGERRKTRYKLKKSPRERGLSPISRAIQEFEIGQAVHIKLDPSVHRGMANPKFHGKTGKVVGQRGRAYLIAVRDGNAIKQAILYPEHLRPQV, from the coding sequence TTGCCAACATCACACGGTGAGAGAAGGAAGACCAGGTACAAATTGAAGAAAAGCCCGCGAGAGAGAGGACTCAGCCCCATATCACGTGCCATCCAGGAATTTGAGATCGGACAGGCAGTCCATATAAAACTGGACCCCAGTGTACATAGGGGAATGGCAAACCCCAAGTTCCATGGCAAGACAGGAAAAGTTGTCGGGCAGCGTGGCAGGGCATACCTGATAGCAGTAAGGGACGGAAATGCTATTAAGCAGGCTATCCTGTACCCGGAGCACCTGCGACCGCAGGTATGA
- a CDS encoding RNA polymerase Rpb4 family protein, with protein MIVKGIINEEMITLAEAKEILLDIKDKRTEEDMELGYELRRAINHAELFSKTDASKSRKLVEELLKLEKMKPEIAYRLADIMPASFDEIRSIYAKERFTLSEEELITILDSITDAY; from the coding sequence ATGATAGTAAAAGGAATCATAAACGAGGAAATGATCACCCTTGCAGAGGCAAAGGAGATCCTGCTCGATATTAAAGATAAACGCACAGAAGAGGATATGGAACTGGGATATGAACTGAGAAGGGCCATAAACCATGCCGAGTTATTTTCCAAGACCGATGCTTCCAAATCCAGGAAGCTGGTGGAAGAACTGTTAAAACTGGAAAAAATGAAGCCGGAAATTGCATATCGCCTGGCAGATATTATGCCTGCCAGCTTTGATGAGATACGTTCAATATATGCAAAAGAGAGGTTTACCCTATCTGAAGAAGAACTCATTACTATTCTTGACAGTATTACCGATGCATATTGA
- a CDS encoding DUF655 domain-containing protein, with product MVSGKKPQKEEWGLVLDFLPYGSPEDNRPVYQKKPLVQAVGESYFVIMELMLKDNIVPQTQDRVYIGEGDRNVIDHVKRRITYDELTHGSQMELPFIMEKIILENESKYIDFFNDAYPITNRLHMLELLPGIGKKLMWAIIDEHKKGKFLNFNNLVERVKGLHTPEKLIVHRIIDELKDENIKYRLFTTPAKSRHHK from the coding sequence ATGGTAAGTGGAAAAAAACCTCAAAAGGAAGAGTGGGGATTGGTATTGGACTTTTTACCATATGGAAGTCCGGAAGATAACAGGCCTGTGTATCAAAAAAAACCACTTGTGCAGGCTGTAGGTGAATCCTATTTTGTAATAATGGAATTGATGCTTAAAGATAACATTGTTCCCCAGACACAGGATAGAGTATACATTGGCGAAGGGGACCGGAATGTGATCGATCATGTCAAACGCAGGATCACTTATGATGAACTCACGCACGGTTCGCAGATGGAGCTACCATTCATCATGGAAAAGATTATACTTGAGAACGAGTCCAAATATATTGATTTCTTCAATGATGCATATCCCATTACCAACAGGCTTCACATGCTCGAACTCCTGCCCGGTATCGGCAAGAAATTGATGTGGGCGATCATAGATGAGCATAAAAAAGGCAAATTCCTGAACTTCAATAACCTTGTTGAGCGGGTCAAAGGTCTTCATACACCAGAGAAATTGATAGTTCACAGGATCATCGATGAATTGAAGGATGAGAATATCAAATACCGCCTTTTCACAACGCCTGCCAAAAGCCGCCACCATAAATGA
- the rsmA gene encoding ribosomal RNA small subunit methyltransferase A — translation MKPKHGQHFLINQRVINRIIGYAGLTKADTALEIGGGTGNLTLKLKEAAGKVIVIELDRQLAVGLTQITRDSNVTVIQGDALEIPLPGFNKVVANLPYQISSKITFRLLRHSFDHAVLMYQLEFANRMLASPGTPDYSRLSVMAQYFAAIELLETVPPSAFKPQPAVRSAILKLTPREPPYHVNNIDFFENFLKAVFGQRRKMLRNSLRSAAPMLGIAPENLQEVDQGILEMRPESLTPEELAGLANRIQAGT, via the coding sequence ATGAAGCCAAAACATGGACAGCATTTTCTTATAAACCAGCGGGTTATTAATAGGATTATCGGATATGCAGGGTTAACTAAAGCTGATACCGCTCTTGAGATCGGCGGTGGAACAGGCAACCTGACATTAAAACTTAAGGAAGCAGCAGGCAAGGTCATAGTCATTGAACTTGACCGCCAACTGGCTGTAGGACTTACACAGATTACCAGGGACTCCAATGTTACAGTAATACAGGGGGATGCACTGGAAATTCCGCTTCCCGGTTTTAATAAAGTAGTTGCAAACCTTCCCTACCAGATATCATCAAAGATCACATTCAGGCTGTTGCGGCATTCTTTTGATCATGCAGTCCTTATGTACCAGCTTGAATTTGCAAACCGCATGCTTGCTTCACCCGGCACACCAGACTATAGCCGGCTTTCCGTAATGGCCCAGTACTTTGCCGCTATCGAACTGCTGGAAACAGTACCACCTTCTGCTTTTAAACCCCAGCCTGCTGTCAGGTCCGCAATATTGAAACTCACACCAAGGGAACCGCCTTATCATGTCAATAATATTGATTTTTTCGAAAATTTCCTGAAGGCCGTATTCGGACAGCGCAGGAAGATGTTGAGGAATTCCTTACGCTCGGCAGCACCAATGCTGGGTATCGCACCCGAAAACCTACAAGAGGTAGATCAAGGGATACTGGAAATGCGCCCCGAATCCCTTACCCCCGAAGAACTGGCCGGACTGGCAAACCGGATTCAGGCAGGCACATGA
- a CDS encoding methyltransferase has protein sequence MTSITYRNKTIQLASHVYEPAEDSFLLVDALLENIRNGDRVLEVGCGSGIISVFASDIASMVVATDRNPCAVRCAAGNGVTVVRTDLYAGLKGTFDLILFNPPYLPTSKNERLGGWDDLMLDGGPDGRRTIARFLKGIWELLSPVGRVLLLVSSLTGVSEVSRSMQDAGLAVELMSESRHFFEQLIVLKGSK, from the coding sequence ATGACTTCGATCACTTACAGGAATAAGACCATACAACTGGCGTCCCATGTCTATGAACCGGCAGAAGATAGTTTCCTGCTTGTTGATGCACTACTTGAAAATATTCGAAATGGTGACCGTGTACTTGAAGTGGGGTGCGGTTCAGGGATAATATCTGTATTTGCCAGCGACATTGCTTCAATGGTGGTTGCCACTGACCGTAATCCCTGTGCTGTGAGATGTGCAGCAGGTAACGGGGTAACTGTGGTCAGGACCGACCTGTACGCAGGGTTGAAAGGCACCTTTGACCTGATACTATTCAACCCCCCCTACCTGCCCACATCAAAAAACGAGCGCCTGGGTGGGTGGGATGACCTTATGCTTGACGGTGGGCCGGACGGGAGGAGGACCATTGCACGTTTTCTTAAAGGAATATGGGAACTTTTATCCCCGGTTGGACGGGTGCTCCTGCTGGTTTCATCGCTCACAGGTGTCAGTGAGGTTAGCAGATCGATGCAGGATGCCGGCCTGGCTGTGGAACTTATGTCAGAGTCCAGGCACTTTTTTGAACAACTGATTGTACTAAAAGGGAGTAAATAG
- a CDS encoding DUF1699 family protein produces MEVVFRIIGSEEDMASLQSDEEYVHFCFRPSEKEIFNVVRTCPNIKMIQLPVSYFNTLSNTTKTLMSMNNIEIRVGNVWGHRTDIDTHKTLDI; encoded by the coding sequence ATGGAAGTAGTATTTCGTATAATCGGTTCGGAAGAAGATATGGCCAGCCTGCAGTCTGATGAGGAATATGTCCACTTCTGTTTCAGACCATCAGAAAAAGAGATATTCAATGTGGTCCGTACCTGTCCTAATATTAAAATGATCCAGCTTCCTGTTTCTTATTTCAACACATTATCAAATACAACCAAAACATTAATGTCAATGAACAATATTGAAATAAGGGTCGGCAATGTGTGGGGGCACAGGACTGATATTGATACACATAAGACCTTAGATATATAG
- a CDS encoding phosphoglycerate dehydrogenase: MKVLVSDSLSEKGIEILEKGVEVDVRTGMSPEELKVCIGEYDALVVRSQTQVTEDVIEAAENLKIIGRAGVGVDNIDVEAATQRGIIVINAPEGNMISAAEHTIAMMMAISRNIPQANQSMRAGKWDRKLFMGVEVRGKTLGVVGLGRIGTEVAKRAQGMEMNIMAYDPFISEERAADLGVKLTTVEDIVLNADYITVHTPLTKDTRNLIDREEFEKAKPGVRIINCARGGIINEEALAEAVASGKVAAAAIDVFTSEPPIGSPLLEQDNIIVTPHLGASTKEAQVNVAVDVAEQIINFNQGLPVKNAINMPYVKQEVMKVLQPYLPLAEKIGKLAAQLMEEKYERIEVSYSGEIADWDTGPVTVAALKGLLEFAMGSSVNYVNAPVIAKERKIKVVESKSKTTESYSNLIMVNIFNNGKVKTVGGTMVGTNPRIVQIDEFSIDVLPLGHMIIALHEDHPNIIGPCCMLLGKHDINIAGMQVGRIKAGGTAIMALNVDSEVNEEILNEIRAVKGILNAKMVYL; this comes from the coding sequence ATGAAAGTTCTTGTTAGCGATTCATTATCTGAAAAGGGTATAGAAATACTGGAAAAAGGAGTGGAAGTTGATGTAAGAACGGGGATGAGCCCGGAAGAATTGAAGGTATGCATAGGAGAATACGATGCCCTGGTAGTCAGGAGCCAGACCCAGGTGACTGAAGATGTCATCGAGGCTGCTGAAAACCTTAAGATCATAGGCAGGGCCGGCGTGGGTGTGGATAATATCGATGTTGAAGCAGCCACCCAGAGGGGTATCATTGTGATCAACGCCCCGGAAGGCAATATGATATCTGCTGCCGAGCACACCATAGCCATGATGATGGCCATCTCCAGGAACATCCCACAGGCAAACCAGTCCATGAGAGCAGGGAAATGGGACCGTAAACTCTTCATGGGTGTTGAAGTAAGGGGCAAGACCCTGGGTGTGGTTGGACTTGGACGGATAGGTACGGAAGTGGCCAAGCGCGCACAGGGAATGGAGATGAATATCATGGCCTATGACCCGTTCATCAGTGAAGAACGAGCAGCTGACCTGGGTGTCAAGCTTACCACTGTGGAGGATATTGTGTTAAATGCGGATTACATCACTGTGCATACACCCCTTACAAAGGACACCAGAAACCTCATCGACAGAGAAGAATTCGAAAAAGCCAAACCCGGGGTCAGGATCATAAACTGCGCCCGCGGCGGGATAATTAATGAGGAAGCCCTGGCTGAGGCCGTGGCCAGTGGTAAAGTGGCCGCCGCCGCCATTGATGTTTTCACCAGCGAGCCGCCAATCGGCTCACCGTTGCTGGAACAGGATAATATTATAGTCACGCCACATCTGGGAGCATCCACAAAAGAAGCCCAGGTAAATGTGGCAGTGGATGTGGCCGAGCAGATCATCAACTTTAACCAGGGGCTGCCTGTAAAAAACGCCATCAATATGCCATATGTGAAACAGGAGGTCATGAAAGTGCTGCAGCCCTACCTGCCGCTGGCAGAGAAGATTGGCAAACTTGCCGCCCAGCTCATGGAAGAAAAATATGAGAGGATAGAGGTATCATACAGCGGTGAGATCGCTGACTGGGATACAGGACCCGTAACTGTAGCCGCCCTTAAGGGGCTGCTTGAGTTCGCTATGGGGTCATCAGTGAACTATGTAAATGCTCCTGTCATTGCCAAAGAGCGTAAGATAAAGGTGGTAGAGAGCAAGTCAAAGACCACAGAGAGCTACTCCAATCTGATCATGGTGAATATTTTCAATAATGGAAAGGTAAAGACCGTGGGAGGTACCATGGTAGGTACAAATCCCAGGATCGTGCAGATCGATGAGTTCAGCATTGATGTGCTGCCCTTAGGGCATATGATAATCGCCCTTCATGAGGACCATCCGAACATCATAGGCCCATGCTGCATGTTGCTGGGTAAACATGACATCAATATTGCAGGCATGCAGGTCGGCCGCATAAAAGCAGGTGGGACCGCCATTATGGCTCTTAATGTGGATTCAGAGGTGAATGAGGAGATATTAAACGAGATAAGGGCTGTGAAAGGTATACTGAATGCGAAGATGGTATATCTTTAG
- the argJ gene encoding bifunctional ornithine acetyltransferase/N-acetylglutamate synthase, whose translation MKFIDGGICAVKGVSAWGVKQDKYGLALIKADGSAAGVFTRNRVIAAPLILTREHLEMGRLSVVIANSGNANAFTGQEGIEDARVMAKLAAKGPGLDERTVAVASTGVIGHRLDLDIIRSQVVEVTGGLTDSEEGSTAAASAIMTTDTFAKEAAVELPDGTRIGGIAKGSGMIAPNMGTMLAFLYTDAAMDAWELGKHLKRAVDKSFNMVVVDGDTSTNDMVLITATGQMDHAVGHAKSHKVSRTIGHTDPEEFGQGLKAVCTALARMIARDGEGATRLIEARVTGAASESDAILAAKAVITSPLVKSAIFGRDPNWGRVVAAVGYSGAEMEQDRISLTFASNHSSVMLVEKGRIASTSEDTLKEIMGSKEVIISTDLGVGSECATAWGCDLSYDYVRINAEYTT comes from the coding sequence TTGAAGTTCATAGACGGCGGCATCTGTGCTGTAAAAGGTGTGTCTGCCTGGGGTGTAAAGCAGGATAAGTACGGCCTGGCACTTATAAAGGCAGACGGCAGTGCAGCAGGCGTGTTCACTCGCAACCGGGTCATAGCCGCACCCCTGATACTTACAAGGGAGCACCTTGAGATGGGCAGGTTATCTGTAGTGATAGCCAACAGCGGCAATGCCAATGCATTTACCGGGCAGGAAGGAATAGAGGATGCAAGGGTTATGGCGAAATTGGCTGCCAAAGGTCCCGGCCTGGATGAGAGGACAGTGGCAGTGGCATCCACAGGTGTTATCGGTCACAGGCTTGATCTTGATATTATCAGGTCACAGGTGGTGGAGGTGACAGGGGGTTTGACTGATTCGGAAGAGGGCAGTACAGCCGCTGCCAGTGCCATTATGACCACAGATACCTTTGCCAAGGAAGCGGCAGTTGAACTTCCTGACGGCACGCGCATCGGCGGGATAGCAAAGGGTAGCGGCATGATCGCCCCGAATATGGGTACTATGCTGGCTTTCCTGTATACCGATGCTGCGATGGATGCCTGGGAACTTGGAAAGCATCTTAAGCGGGCAGTAGATAAGAGTTTTAATATGGTAGTGGTGGACGGGGATACCAGCACAAATGATATGGTATTGATAACCGCCACCGGACAAATGGATCACGCAGTGGGTCACGCAAAGAGCCATAAAGTGAGCCGCACAATAGGCCACACTGACCCGGAAGAGTTCGGACAGGGTCTAAAAGCAGTTTGCACAGCACTTGCCAGGATGATCGCCAGGGACGGTGAAGGTGCCACACGCCTGATCGAGGCAAGGGTCACAGGGGCAGCAAGCGAAAGTGATGCCATACTGGCTGCAAAGGCCGTTATCACATCACCCCTTGTCAAATCCGCAATATTCGGCCGTGACCCAAACTGGGGCAGGGTAGTGGCTGCTGTGGGATATTCGGGTGCAGAAATGGAACAGGACCGTATCAGCCTGACATTTGCCAGCAATCACTCATCGGTAATGCTGGTGGAAAAAGGCAGGATCGCCAGCACCTCTGAAGATACGCTTAAGGAGATCATGGGTTCTAAAGAGGTTATTATCAGCACAGACCTTGGAGTGGGCAGCGAATGCGCTACGGCTTGGGGATGCGATCTGTCCTACGACTATGTGCGGATCAATGCAGAATATACTACCTGA
- a CDS encoding CBS domain-containing protein, whose protein sequence is MQINEIMTRNVVFCSPDDPVKIAARLLREHKIGGIPVVQDRKVTGMITESDILKLLEVPERDSQLWLPSPFEIIEVPLRELIGWEEASHALDDVGNKKVSDIMSHPVVTADVSESLETVASRMVKHNVVRVPVIKDSELVGIVTRHDIIAGLALSA, encoded by the coding sequence ATGCAGATAAATGAGATTATGACAAGGAATGTAGTATTTTGCAGTCCGGACGACCCGGTCAAAATTGCTGCCCGTTTACTCCGGGAGCATAAAATAGGCGGGATACCAGTGGTACAGGATAGGAAAGTGACAGGTATGATCACAGAAAGTGATATCCTCAAATTGCTGGAAGTACCGGAAAGGGATAGCCAGCTCTGGCTGCCAAGTCCCTTTGAGATCATTGAGGTGCCGCTTAGGGAACTTATCGGATGGGAAGAGGCCAGCCATGCACTGGATGATGTGGGCAACAAGAAGGTCAGCGATATAATGAGCCATCCCGTGGTCACCGCAGATGTTTCTGAAAGCCTGGAGACTGTGGCATCGAGAATGGTCAAACATAATGTTGTCAGGGTACCGGTGATCAAGGACAGTGAACTGGTTGGTATTGTGACGCGCCATGATATTATTGCCGGGCTGGCATTATCGGCTTGA
- a CDS encoding N-acetyl-gamma-glutamyl-phosphate reductase has translation MIKAGIIGGSGYTGGELMRLMTSHPDVEVVCVTSRRLDGSPVSDTHLHLRGFSDLKFQNLSAGEVAGHCDVVFTAVPHGSAMDVVPPLLDAGTKVIDLSADYRLPVSVFETTYNLKHKAPKEAVYGLPELHPEVVGASMIANPGCYPTGATLAAAPLTAAGLVERVVFDSKSGISGAGAEPSGVSHYPNMAENVQAYKLTTHRHGVEMQQELGRLDNNTRVSFTPHVIPSVRGILTTAHLFLKKDMDTGQVADIYNRFYKDKPFIRLMDGIPMLGPVRGSNFCDIGFEMDAEGQRLVVVSAIDNLVKGASGQAVQNMNLMFGLDETAGLWNPATFP, from the coding sequence ATGATAAAAGCAGGGATTATCGGAGGTTCGGGCTACACTGGTGGCGAATTGATGCGCCTTATGACCAGCCACCCGGATGTAGAAGTGGTATGCGTGACCTCACGGCGCCTGGATGGAAGTCCGGTGAGTGACACACACCTGCACCTGAGGGGTTTTAGTGACCTGAAGTTCCAAAACCTAAGTGCAGGTGAAGTGGCGGGCCATTGTGATGTGGTCTTCACAGCCGTCCCCCACGGCAGTGCCATGGATGTGGTGCCGCCGCTACTGGACGCTGGCACAAAGGTCATCGACCTTAGCGCAGACTACCGGCTGCCTGTTAGTGTGTTCGAAACGACCTACAACCTTAAACACAAAGCACCAAAGGAGGCCGTTTACGGCCTGCCTGAACTGCATCCTGAAGTTGTCGGTGCCTCAATGATCGCCAATCCCGGATGTTATCCGACCGGCGCAACCCTGGCAGCCGCACCATTGACAGCCGCCGGGCTGGTCGAGCGTGTGGTCTTTGACTCCAAGAGCGGAATATCCGGTGCCGGTGCCGAACCAAGTGGGGTATCCCACTACCCGAACATGGCAGAGAACGTGCAGGCGTACAAGCTCACTACCCACCGCCACGGTGTCGAGATGCAGCAGGAACTGGGACGGCTGGATAATAATACCAGGGTCAGTTTTACGCCCCACGTAATCCCGTCTGTCAGGGGTATCCTGACCACAGCCCACCTGTTCCTGAAAAAAGATATGGATACAGGGCAGGTTGCCGATATCTACAACCGGTTCTACAAGGACAAACCATTTATCCGGCTTATGGATGGCATTCCCATGCTGGGTCCGGTAAGGGGTTCCAATTTCTGTGATATAGGTTTTGAGATGGATGCAGAAGGACAGCGGTTGGTAGTGGTATCTGCCATTGACAATCTGGTTAAAGGAGCATCTGGGCAGGCGGTGCAGAACATGAACCTGATGTTCGGACTTGACGAAACGGCAGGACTATGGAATCCTGCAACTTTTCCCTGA
- a CDS encoding 4Fe-4S binding protein — MIVNAECVGCGQCVVFCPSEAISVWGRASISDNCTRCGVCVPYCPLGAIREDEA; from the coding sequence ATGATAGTCAATGCAGAATGCGTAGGGTGCGGCCAGTGTGTAGTATTTTGTCCCAGCGAGGCAATTTCAGTATGGGGCAGAGCAAGTATCAGTGACAACTGCACCCGGTGCGGTGTATGTGTACCATACTGCCCGCTGGGTGCCATCAGGGAGGATGAGGCATGA